The Capsicum annuum cultivar UCD-10X-F1 unplaced genomic scaffold, UCD10Xv1.1 ctg45411, whole genome shotgun sequence sequence ggtcaaaaatcgaccggggcatgccatggagtcTGGATATCAttttagtatggttcatttaattttttgtcgcaatttgggttgacaaacagacgaaatggtgcaaacggggtattttgggctaaatctgtgtgctataagcccacagttttgggggtgggccttgggtccgggtgtgctgtgggccaaaatttgatcGGGGATCACCAGGGAGGCTgggaattatcccagtgtggtccgtttaatttttcgtggccatttggatggacaaacaagcgaaatggtgcgaatgggacattttcggaccaaatctgtgttctatagcccacagttttgtaGGTGAacccggggtccgggtgtgatgtgggccaaaaattgaccggggcatccCAGGGAGactgggaatcatcccagtgtggtacgcttaattttttgttgccatttgggtggaaaaacaggcGAAACTGTGCGAACgaggaatttttaggccaaatctgtgtgctttaGTGCATAGTTTTTGGGCTGGGCCCGGGGTCTAtgcgtgttgtgggccgaaaatcaactggAGCGTGCATGGCACTCAAacgatcgtcccagtgtggtctgtttaatttttttgtggccatttgaatgGACAAAAAAGCAAAATGATGGGAACGGGGAATTTTCGGCCCAAATCTGTGTTCTATAGCCtgcggttttggtggtgggctcagggtccgggcgtgaagtaggccgaaaattgatcggggcgtccCAACAAAGCTTATACCATAAAAGTTGATTTAGTACAGTAATATACTTACCATAAAAGTTGATTGAGTTTAGTACAGTAATATACTTACTTATACAACTGGATTATTGTACACCTAATTAATTGCTTATGATTAATTTACATAACATTACCACGTATTAATTTTCAAAGCATGTTCAATGcttattcttcttcatcatcatctttatcaatGGTTGAGTCTCTTCATAGAGATCAACAACTGACCGAAACTTCCTTTTCCTTATTAATTTAGTCGTGGCCGTTGAAGAACAACATGTCTCATGTGTATTTTCCCTGCTTTCTTCGTCATTATAAGAATCTCCGCTAAGCTTATTTAACTGCAAAGCCATATCCATTTTCAATTCCATAGGCATATAGTGAACTTTCATCAATTTCACCATTGTTGTTggaggagaaaattgaaggatatGGAGTAGCAATGCAGGGGAGTTGGTTTATTATAAAGGAAGCAATTGGAAATCTTCTCTTATctctacttggaaaaggatttaagtaggggtaatATTGTAAATTCACACTCACTTTTGTTAAGTATAACTGTATAAGGAAGCAATTGGAAAATCTTCTAGTTCTACTTGGAAAAGAAGCTAAGTAGGGGTAACATTGTAATTAACGCTCATTTTTTTACGTTTCACATCAACCGCCTTTAAATTTTCAAAACGGTCTACTTCAATATTAAGTGTTTTATGAACAATTTGTTCttaaaaaagatatattataCTTAAGTCTCTCTTTTTCCTCACAAATAAATTATGTGTGTTATAATAATAAATACTCCCCCCTCCCATTTTACtagtcccaaattttctaatttgatttctcattttacttgacatttttcattaatcaagataaaataatttttttcctttttgacctttaatattaattattttatctccaaattaaaatgtaatcATCATTTAATAGAGATACTATGGTAAATAGCCATGTTATAAATTGTTTTACTTAATCAATGTGCAATGTCAAATTGAGATGAGTAaaatgagatggagggagtattaataTAATTAAGCTAAATCAATTATGAAAGTCCAACGACACTTCATGACTTCAACGTAATAGGACGTCTGGATTATTAGTTTTAAGTGACTTAAAAGTTAAAATCAAAAAGTTAATTATGCCTTGCAATCTACTATAAACTTGCATGTTTGCCTGGACTCTGGCAATAAAATTTGCGATGAGCCATCCAGCATTTTGACTCTCCATTCCAAAATTTGTAGGCACCTCATTTTCCTTAACCATATTTGCTAAAAATAACACCTTGTTCTAAACTCCTTTCTTATCTGTTGTACTTTAAGATTGAGTTGGTTAAGGTTGTTTGAGGACTGTTGGAGATTGAGACTTCAAATTACCATGTGTTTATTGGAGGACTACAGCTTTATAAGTTATCATGAATTGGTGGTTAAGTATTTCATAATAATGCATAcatcagatatatatatatatacactcatGCTCCAAGATTTAATTTGTACCTTTGTAGGGGTTGTACGGGAAACTTTATATTGTAGTCAGGTAAGCTCAGGCATTTTTTGTTTTAAACAAATAGTGGGCATTGATTTGATATTCATATTTATTCATAGTTCTTGTTCTAAGTGCGTGCCTAAAAACTAACATATCAAAACTTTTAAAAATGGAACTGAATGTAAAACGTCATTAATTTgatatttgttttgtttatctATCGACTAATATTATCTTCATATCTTAATTATGTCATCATTTAATTTGTATATAATCAATCCCGATTTTTTCCCATCTGATTACATATATCAGAATTTTAAGAATAATAAGtggaaaaattatgaaaattgcaGTAATGAGTTCTCCCTCAACTTGCATTCAATCAAATTAAATCCTTtttcccttttaatttttttctaattctatCTTAAGTTGCTCTTAGTGCAATTAACGGTCCACCACAAGCAAGATGGGTGTGCttgtctattttatgtttttcattctCACATCAGAATGTACAAAATATTGAATCTGAGTGATACATGATAGATTATTTGTATGAAGATCCAAAAATCTAAATATACATCTGAGAAAAGAATTTAAGGATGAAATTTAACATCTAGAATTGCTTCTTCTGGTCAAAATGATCACCATGATCGATATCAGGCTCAGTTGACATACGATCTCTTACGGCGCAGAATTGCATCAGAAATCGTCTTCTCGCGCCAAACATCAGTAGAATGAGCATTAGATGGACTTTTTATAGGGGAACAAGCCTCATGTGGTGAGTTAATATTGTTCCAGTTTTTCACCTTCCTCAAACTCTCAACTCTTCTAGTACTACTACTACTTCTTTGGTTGTTATCATTTCCACACCAATGGACAATAGAATAAGATTTCAACATTCGACGAGGAGATCCCTGAAATGTAGTATCAGTAGTACTCTTGAAGCTTTGAATTTCACTTACTTTTCTTTGAAGGTCATCAActtttgcagtactttttcttgaaCTTGCTATCCTTTTGGAGATTGGCCTGACGAATCCAAACCACTTAACCAAGATTTTGCACAAAAACTTCCTccatttttcatgaaaatcatcTTGACTATTTGTGGAATTTGAAAGTTTAGATATTGGTGTAGGAGGAGTACTAGTTGAGGGTACTGATGAatttgtattgaaattattgaagGCTTCGCGAAAAGATTCAATCTTTGATCTATCAAGATATCGAGGCATGATATATCCATCAGAGAAGATTTCATCAGCACAAACAGATTTTGAAACAGGATGAACATCAAAGTTGAAGTTTTGTTCTTCTTTTAGGAATCTTTTCAAATAAGCGATAAATTTTAAATCTTCCTCAGCATCATAATGGCTACTATAAGAGGGCCTAGGGGATTCTGTTAGCCCATTAGTGGATGGTTTCCTTTTCAACAACCAGCTATATGAAAAACTCTCTGTGGCAAGAGGTTGTTGGGAATTTTCCATAGTGAATAGTATACTATAatacagcctctctacttcacctgacgTAGTGGTATGATCTACGTACACTTTATTTTCCCCAGaacccactatatgggaatacaatgggtatgttgttgttgttttttaatagTATGCTATAATATGGGaagaaaggaaaaggaaaatgaGATGCTTATATAAAGAATTTACACGTTAcagctacaaaaaattaaaacacacttgttgtaaaaaaaaaaaatttaagttgtcaACGTATATAAGTTAAATCTGCATAAAAATAAATGCTTGGATGAGAATAGAGGGACTCACGTGAGCTTATTATACAGAGTGTGTAAATTATAAGTTGTCTCATCATTCTTTGAGGAGGAGTTGTTTATATAGCAAAAGatcacaaaaataaaaggaagaaaaatatttgaatgttCAATCAAGGAGATTATTCAATGAGGTAAATCACTTAACTCTACCAATCATGCTATGGTTACCACAAATAAACAAATAAGAATCTGTCTAAATCTTAATATTGAAATCTTCCAtaaacaaaataaggaaaagaaaattcTCCCTACTTATTAAAGGAAGTCAAGAGAGGATAAAATACATTAGTATCAATCAATTGCAATATCAtctaaatttatcataattaatacgTAAATGAATGTCTGTCACACTAAATAAGGGCAAAGAGAAATTAGAAAATCAATTAGTGAAATAATTCCTCACAAATAAGGCAAAATCAAATTAGGCATAAAGTCAGGGTAAATGAGTCAAATCGATAGACAAAATGTACCCATATTAAGTTTACGAGATTTGCGACACAGTAGGCGAAGTAATAGGGGTGAATTGCGATGTATCTGGAGATAAGCTACTTTTATGAGTTAgaagggatttttgtaattattgtaGTGAGATGAAATTTTAAGTAATAATGGAAAGTTAAGGTGTcgttttaagtaatttttccttaaaaaaatctAAGTATAAAGAAGAATTATccactttttatcaaaaatattttacaacTTTGAATTAAATGACTcaaatcttcatattaataatataaaatttttacaacaatatcAAGTTAATATAATGCAAACCAATAATGACTTAACATTTTATTACTTAGAATTAATCCTtacttttataataataatcatattaataataataataatattaaaacatttaATGTCTTTTAATAATACTAGAATTTCTATTAAAATTTGGATTTAGCCCACTTATTTAATACCCTTGCAACTGAATGATCAAAAACATTTGTATACTTGCAAAACAATGAGCTATAGAAGAACAAATTAATCAAGGCTAAAAACCAACAAAACTAAATGACTATATACACTCTTTATACGAAGTACATATAATCTTTACCCACACAAATAAGGGGTATGAAGGAAGTTAAGTCTGAAagaaaaagaataccaaaatccatcAAAGGATTCGAATATGTgaccaaaaattaagaaaagaaatgaaaaaaaaaagtaaaaaacttaAATGTCAATGAAGTTATCAACTATTCTCTTCCAATCAATTACCTGCCAAATTTTTCTTCGTGGTCCATCTCTTCCTGCACGCATCTATTGCCTCCAGCTTCATTCTTGTGAGTTCTTGAAAGCATTGTTGATATTGTGACTCAATTGTATCAAGCTCCAACTTTAACTCGGCGTTGTCCAGATCATCTTTCTCCACTAACGATAAAAATGAACAATTGCTAGATAATCTCATGCATTTAGAATCTTTATCTGTATTCATCAAGGTCACCTCCAGATTCAGATTCTTTTCAAATTCATTTGATAATATGCAGTCTACATAATCGCCACCATTTAGATGTGACTTACCTTCATGATGAAACAAGCCCATGAACTCTAGCTCTGATAAGTATCCACTAGaacctttagagattaaatcTGCATATGTAAAGTAGTCGTCAAATCCAAATGAATTCGAAGAATCTTTGTGAAATTCAAGCATTACAGCTTGATAATCCATGAACAAGGAAGAAGAAAGAACAGAGCGTAGTTGGGAATTTTATTCTTCATCGTCTATACATTACAACATTACAGCTATTTATATACTTGAGCTAAGATAGTGAGCTCATTCCCAGCTTAGTGACAGCTCATCATAACTGACTAACCACTTGCCTAACAGTCTTTAACAACTTGCTATTGCTAACTGACTAATAATCGAGAAGCTTCCAGAACCTTCCATCCAATGGAACAGTTAGTGTTGTGTGGTTTTGTACAGTGAGTATCACATCTTGAGATCATACTTTCAGCTTGGATCAGTAGTTAAAACATGCCCTCTCAAGCTGCAGGGTGCAATATATTCAGCACACCAAGCTTGCCTAATAAATGAGCATATTGGGCTTGGCTTAGTCCCTTGGTAAGAAGGCCAGCCACCTGGTCATGAGTTTGAACATGTATAGCTTGTATCAGTCCACTTTTGATCTTTTCCCTAATGAAATAGCAGTtaatctttatgtgttttattcTCTCATGAATCACAGGATTGTTGGCCAATTGAATTGTTGAATTGCTGTCATAAAGACTGATATGGGCAAAGTAATGGGAACCTTGATTTCTTGGAACAGACCAACCAACCAAGTTACCTCTGCAACTGCTGAAGCCATGCTTCTGTACTCAGCTTCAGCAGAGCTCCTGGAAACAGTGTGTTGTTTCTTGGACTTCCAAGAAATTAAAGATTCACCAAAATGAACTGTATAGCCAGTAACTAATCTCCTTGGGACAAACAGCCCAATCTAAGTCACACCAGCAAGTTAGAGTGGTAGAATGCTCAGCCTTTACCCAGATTCCTTGAACAATAAAACCTTTGAGGTACCTAACTACCCTGATAACAGCCTCCCAGTGTGATCTCTTGGGATGTTGCATAAACTGGCTGAGAGTGTGGACtgcaaaaataatatatgatcTTGTAATAGTGGCATAAATGAGTTTACCCACTAGTTTTTTATAAGAAAAAGCATCAGACAATAAATCATCACCTTGTG is a genomic window containing:
- the LOC124892283 gene encoding probable membrane-associated kinase regulator 6, which gives rise to MENSQQPLATESFSYSWLLKRKPSTNGLTESPRPSYSSHYDAEEDLKFIAYLKRFLKEEQNFNFDVHPVSKSVCADEIFSDGYIMPRYLDRSKIESFREAFNNFNTNSSVPSTSTPPTPISKLSNSTNSQDDFHEKWRKFLCKILVKWFGFVRPISKRIASSRKSTAKVDDLQRKVSEIQSFKSTTDTTFQGSPRRMLKSYSIVHWCGNDNNQRSSSSTRRVESLRKVKNWNNINSPHEACSPIKSPSNAHSTDVWREKTISDAILRRKRSYVN